From Spartinivicinus poritis, a single genomic window includes:
- a CDS encoding DNA-binding domain-containing protein — protein MFTPQDTDLQAEYAASLQHFAQSIIEQQPAAAIYSNNTLGIHVQSLKANFAVTHQLLGETIFMALTQVYSQHYPATHWDINLYGNQFADLIASQINSAQATSLPWLSVASITSIEYGIVCAYYADDDHQQTGYQQLIGIPGAKFLNKAHKLLADHYPYCDFPSHWLPDQAIAIWREGIKIKLYQHSKINQKAEVINGQ, from the coding sequence ATGTTTACGCCGCAAGATACTGACCTGCAAGCAGAATATGCTGCCAGCTTACAACACTTTGCTCAATCCATTATCGAGCAACAACCTGCTGCGGCCATTTATAGTAATAATACCTTAGGTATTCATGTCCAGTCTCTAAAGGCTAACTTTGCAGTTACCCATCAACTGTTGGGTGAAACAATATTTATGGCCCTAACTCAGGTTTATAGCCAGCACTACCCCGCCACTCATTGGGATATAAATTTATACGGCAATCAGTTTGCTGACTTGATTGCATCTCAAATTAACAGTGCTCAGGCAACATCACTGCCATGGTTATCAGTTGCCTCAATAACCAGCATTGAATACGGTATTGTGTGTGCCTACTATGCGGATGACGACCATCAGCAAACAGGCTATCAACAACTTATAGGAATACCGGGAGCCAAGTTTTTAAATAAGGCTCACAAACTGCTAGCTGACCATTATCCGTATTGTGATTTTCCGAGTCATTGGTTACCTGATCAAGCAATCGCCATCTGGCGAGAAGGAATTAAAATCAAGCTATATCAGCACTCAAAAATAAACCAAAAGGCTGAGGTGAT